The following are from one region of the Stanieria sp. NIES-3757 genome:
- the purM gene encoding phosphoribosyl formylglycinamidine cyclo-ligase, whose translation MDYKDAGVDIEAGRTFVEQIRQDVQSTYRPEVIGGLGGFGGYFQLASGYREPVLVSGTDGVGTKLKIAQEVNHHTSVGIDLVAMCVNDILTSGAEPLFFLDYLATGKLNPQQLAEVVQGIAEGCRISGCALLGGETAEMPGFYQSGEYDLAGFCVGVVEKSKLLDGSQVQVGDIAIGLASSGVHSNGFSLVRKIVATNKLKWSDSPTKLAPHSLGEVLLTPTRIYVKPVLAALQSGIEIHGMAHITGGGLPENLPRCLNKNQAIAINLDSWEIPPIFQWLAEAGNVSQAAMLDTFNLGIGFVVIVPLQQAKSTLDWFIGQGISSYRIGQVVEGNGELIIN comes from the coding sequence ATGGACTACAAAGATGCTGGTGTCGATATCGAAGCAGGAAGAACGTTTGTTGAACAAATTCGTCAAGATGTACAAAGCACTTATCGCCCTGAAGTGATTGGAGGACTAGGTGGTTTTGGAGGATATTTTCAATTAGCCTCTGGTTACCGAGAACCAGTCTTAGTTTCTGGTACAGATGGAGTAGGAACCAAACTCAAAATTGCTCAAGAAGTAAATCATCATACAAGTGTTGGGATCGATTTAGTCGCGATGTGCGTCAATGATATTTTGACTTCTGGGGCTGAACCGCTATTTTTTCTGGACTATTTAGCTACTGGCAAATTAAATCCACAACAACTAGCAGAAGTAGTTCAGGGTATTGCTGAAGGCTGTCGGATCAGTGGTTGCGCCTTATTGGGTGGAGAAACTGCCGAAATGCCAGGTTTTTATCAATCGGGCGAATACGATTTGGCAGGTTTTTGTGTCGGGGTAGTAGAAAAAAGTAAACTGCTAGATGGTTCGCAAGTACAAGTAGGGGATATTGCTATTGGTTTAGCAAGTTCTGGAGTTCATAGTAATGGTTTTAGTTTAGTAAGAAAAATTGTTGCAACTAATAAATTAAAGTGGTCAGATTCCCCAACAAAATTAGCCCCTCATAGTCTCGGAGAAGTTTTACTAACACCAACACGCATCTATGTTAAACCCGTTTTAGCAGCGTTACAGTCAGGCATAGAAATTCATGGCATGGCACATATTACTGGAGGCGGTTTACCTGAAAATTTGCCTCGGTGTTTAAATAAAAATCAAGCGATCGCAATTAATCTTGACAGTTGGGAAATTCCGCCAATTTTTCAATGGTTAGCAGAGGCTGGCAATGTCTCACAAGCAGCAATGTTAGACACTTTTAACCTGGGAATTGGTTTTGTGGTTATTGTACCGCTTCAACAAGCTAAATCAACTCTAGATTGGTTTATTGGTCAAGGAATTAGTAGTTATCGAATTGGTCAAGTAGTTGAAGGAAATGGAGAATTAATTATTAATTAA
- a CDS encoding rare lipoprotein A: protein MIKKNSLGLITTLVALGTTSFFSYFTPRATAANLRKSLNTKQNISPAIVDRKLSSHLKSRSNKNLFKPNHKLKFSKNIFSFTNKTNLNLPKSSSTIQIAQAVASGEASWYGPGFNGRTTANGEVFNQNELTAAHPNLPFGTKVKVTNMNNGRSVVVRINDRGPYAGGRIIDLSAAAARILGVITSGVAPVQLEILGR from the coding sequence ATGATTAAAAAAAATTCACTTGGCTTAATTACTACCCTAGTTGCTCTAGGAACTACCTCTTTTTTCAGCTATTTTACGCCTAGAGCTACAGCAGCTAATTTAAGAAAGAGTTTAAATACCAAACAAAATATTTCACCAGCAATTGTCGATAGAAAATTATCATCTCATCTTAAATCTCGCTCTAACAAAAATCTTTTTAAACCAAATCATAAACTTAAATTTTCTAAAAATATTTTTTCCTTTACCAATAAAACTAATTTGAATTTGCCCAAATCAAGTTCAACTATTCAAATTGCTCAAGCCGTTGCTAGTGGCGAAGCTTCTTGGTATGGCCCTGGGTTTAATGGTCGAACTACTGCAAATGGGGAAGTTTTTAATCAAAATGAACTAACTGCTGCTCATCCTAATTTACCTTTTGGAACAAAGGTCAAAGTAACCAACATGAACAATGGTCGTTCCGTCGTAGTACGAATTAACGATCGCGGTCCTTATGCAGGAGGAAGAATCATCGATCTTTCCGCAGCAGCAGCTAGAATCTTGGGGGTTATTACTAGCGGGGTTGCACCAGTACAGTTAGAAATTTTGGGACGTTAA
- a CDS encoding pantoate/beta-alanine ligase yields MLLFEQITELRSYLASKRFKSQIGLVPTMGALHSGHVSLIQAAIAHNDLVVVSIFVNPLQFAPTEDLQKYPRQLQQDLQLCEQLGVEVVFTPTSEEMGITGDTDSQSLTTTVVPPVTMISGLCGRFRSGHFTGVATIVMKLLQIVQPDRAYFGEKDAQQLAIIRRLVADLNLPVEIRGCPIVREKSGLALSSRNQYLSATEKEQAAAIYRSLQQAFLAFQQGEDRVDALIDLVKQELAVVPAIKIQYVELVDPQTLQPLDRVKERGLLAVATYLGSTRLIDNIVLFKRQPIIAIDGPAGAGKSTVTRRVAEQLGLLYLDTGAMYRAVTWLVMQAKIAIEDQTKIADLIKDIQLDLIPADSPELPTKVLINGQDVTQAIRTPEVTAQVSAIAAQAPVRQELVKLQQFFGARGGIIAEGRDIGTNVFPDAELKIFLTATVAERARRRAQDLKNLGHQPVEIEQLAQEIQKRDEQDSSRAIAPLKKADDAIELITDGLTIEQVTQKIIDLYSQLNLK; encoded by the coding sequence GTGCTTCTGTTTGAACAAATTACCGAGTTACGTTCTTATTTAGCATCCAAACGGTTTAAATCACAAATTGGTTTAGTACCAACAATGGGTGCTTTACATTCCGGTCATGTTAGTTTGATTCAAGCAGCGATCGCGCACAACGATCTGGTAGTTGTTAGTATTTTTGTGAACCCACTTCAATTTGCCCCAACCGAAGATTTACAAAAATATCCTCGGCAGCTACAACAAGATTTGCAACTATGCGAACAATTAGGAGTAGAAGTAGTCTTTACTCCAACTTCTGAGGAAATGGGCATTACTGGAGATACTGATTCTCAGTCGCTGACTACTACGGTTGTGCCTCCAGTAACCATGATTTCAGGATTATGTGGCAGATTTCGTTCAGGGCATTTTACTGGAGTAGCAACGATCGTTATGAAACTTCTCCAAATTGTGCAACCTGATCGGGCTTATTTTGGGGAAAAAGATGCCCAACAATTAGCAATTATTCGACGTTTGGTAGCTGATTTAAATCTTCCTGTTGAGATCAGGGGTTGTCCGATAGTGAGGGAAAAATCGGGTTTAGCTTTAAGTTCTCGCAATCAATATTTATCTGCGACAGAAAAGGAACAAGCAGCAGCTATATATCGCAGTTTACAACAAGCATTTTTAGCTTTTCAACAAGGAGAAGACCGAGTTGATGCTTTAATCGATCTAGTTAAACAAGAACTAGCTGTTGTACCTGCGATTAAAATTCAATACGTGGAATTAGTCGATCCCCAAACTCTTCAACCCTTAGATCGAGTAAAAGAACGGGGATTATTAGCCGTAGCTACTTATTTAGGTTCTACTCGTTTAATTGATAATATTGTGCTATTTAAACGTCAACCAATTATTGCGATTGATGGCCCTGCTGGGGCTGGAAAATCTACTGTTACCCGTCGCGTAGCAGAGCAATTAGGTTTATTGTATCTGGATACAGGAGCGATGTATCGGGCGGTCACTTGGTTAGTGATGCAAGCCAAGATAGCTATTGAGGATCAAACTAAAATTGCTGATCTTATTAAAGATATTCAATTAGATTTGATTCCTGCTGATTCTCCCGAACTTCCTACCAAAGTATTGATTAATGGTCAAGATGTTACTCAAGCAATTCGTACTCCAGAAGTAACTGCCCAAGTATCTGCGATCGCAGCCCAAGCACCAGTAAGACAAGAATTGGTTAAATTACAACAGTTTTTTGGAGCGAGAGGAGGAATAATTGCAGAAGGAAGAGATATTGGGACTAATGTTTTTCCCGATGCCGAATTAAAGATTTTTTTGACAGCTACAGTTGCAGAACGAGCCAGAAGAAGGGCGCAAGACTTAAAAAACTTAGGACATCAACCAGTCGAGATCGAACAATTAGCCCAAGAAATTCAGAAAAGAGACGAACAAGATAGTAGTAGAGCGATCGCGCCTTTGAAAAAAGCTGATGATGCGATTGAATTAATTACTGATGGCTTAACGATTGAACAAGTTACTCAAAAAATTATCGATCTTTATTCACAGTTAAATCTTAAATAA
- a CDS encoding Nucleotidyl transferase, with the protein MRAVLMAGGSGTRLRPLTCDLPKPMVPILNRPIAEHIINLLKRHKINEIIATLHYLPDVMRDYFQDGSDFGVEMTYAVEEEQPLGTAGCVKNIQQWLDDTFLVISGDGITDFDLQAAIAFHREKKSKATLILTRVPNPVEFGVVITDETGHIRRFLEKPSLSEIFSDTVNTGTYILEPEVLNYLPENEESDFSKDLFPLLLDKREPIYGYIAEGYWCDVGHLDAYREAQYDALEGKVALEVAYQEKSPGLWVGTNTYIDASAKIETPALIGNNCRIGARVKIEAGTIIGDNVTVGTDADLKRPILWNGVTIGDEAHLRACVIARGTRVDRRAQVLEGAVVGPLSTVGEEAQIAPNVRVWPSKRIESGAILNINLIWGNTAQRNLFGQRGVSGLANIDITPEFTVKLGSSYGSTLKLGSTVLVSRDQRSVSRMVSRALIAGLMSAGINVQNLEATAIPISRTMTTILAVSGGIHVRLDPDRPDYILIEFFDKHGINLSKSKEKKIEGAYFKEDLRRASIQEIGNVAYPDQVIETYSRSFERHLNIEAIRHSASRVVIDYVYAVSGAILPQLLAKFGCDAVVLNASLKQSALFTTEKEVLLNQLGQVVEALKANLGVQVSANGEQFILVDESGLLIRGETLTALMVNTILTANPRSTVVVPVHASSAVEQIARRHDGKVIRTKANPTALMEASQTNPNVVLGGSGDMGFIFPQLHPGFDAMFGIAKLIEMLTIQERSLAQIRSELPRVCHRYYTVRCPWKVKGALMRYLVETHPTNNLELIDGVKIIDPHNDNWLLILPDAGEPLVHIYANSEDRQWVDDSLAEYRQRIQKFIDREQGLVRDSL; encoded by the coding sequence ATGCGTGCAGTGCTTATGGCTGGAGGTTCAGGAACGAGATTAAGACCTCTAACCTGCGATCTGCCTAAACCAATGGTTCCCATACTAAACCGTCCTATCGCAGAGCATATTATTAATTTATTAAAAAGGCATAAAATCAACGAAATTATCGCTACCCTTCATTATCTTCCTGATGTCATGAGAGATTACTTTCAAGACGGCAGTGATTTTGGGGTAGAAATGACCTATGCAGTAGAAGAAGAACAACCATTAGGAACTGCTGGTTGTGTCAAAAATATTCAGCAATGGTTAGATGATACTTTTTTAGTCATTAGTGGGGATGGAATTACTGACTTTGATTTACAAGCTGCGATCGCTTTTCATCGCGAGAAAAAATCAAAAGCTACTTTAATTTTGACCCGCGTACCTAATCCAGTAGAATTTGGAGTCGTCATTACCGATGAAACTGGTCATATTCGTCGTTTTTTAGAAAAACCTTCTCTGAGTGAAATTTTTTCCGATACGGTTAACACTGGTACATACATTCTTGAACCAGAAGTTCTTAATTATTTACCTGAAAATGAAGAAAGCGATTTTTCTAAAGACTTATTTCCGCTCTTACTAGATAAAAGAGAACCAATTTATGGTTATATTGCTGAAGGTTATTGGTGTGATGTTGGTCATTTAGATGCGTATCGAGAAGCCCAATATGACGCTTTAGAGGGCAAAGTTGCACTTGAGGTTGCTTACCAAGAAAAATCTCCTGGTTTGTGGGTGGGAACTAATACTTATATTGATGCTTCCGCCAAAATTGAAACCCCTGCTTTAATTGGTAACAATTGTCGTATTGGAGCGCGAGTCAAAATTGAAGCAGGCACGATTATTGGGGATAATGTCACGGTGGGAACGGATGCAGACCTAAAACGCCCGATTCTTTGGAATGGAGTAACCATTGGCGATGAAGCTCATTTAAGAGCTTGTGTAATTGCTAGAGGAACTAGAGTAGACCGACGCGCCCAAGTTTTAGAAGGTGCTGTAGTAGGGCCACTTTCTACCGTAGGCGAAGAAGCTCAGATTGCTCCTAATGTCAGAGTTTGGCCTAGTAAACGAATCGAGTCAGGGGCAATTCTCAATATTAATTTAATTTGGGGAAATACCGCGCAAAGAAATCTTTTTGGACAACGAGGAGTTTCTGGACTCGCCAATATTGATATTACGCCTGAATTTACGGTTAAACTGGGTTCTTCCTATGGTTCTACCCTTAAACTAGGCTCAACCGTGTTAGTTTCTCGGGATCAGCGTAGTGTTTCTCGCATGGTAAGCCGTGCTTTGATTGCGGGATTAATGTCGGCAGGAATTAATGTTCAAAATTTGGAAGCTACTGCGATTCCGATCTCTCGAACTATGACGACTATTCTCGCTGTATCTGGTGGTATACATGTTCGTCTCGATCCCGACCGTCCTGATTATATTTTGATCGAATTTTTTGATAAACACGGAATTAATCTTTCTAAATCAAAAGAAAAGAAAATTGAAGGTGCTTATTTTAAAGAAGATTTACGCAGAGCATCAATTCAGGAGATTGGTAATGTTGCTTATCCAGATCAAGTAATTGAAACTTATAGCCGTAGTTTTGAAAGACATCTCAATATTGAAGCGATTCGTCATAGTGCTTCAAGAGTAGTGATAGATTATGTTTACGCTGTCTCAGGTGCAATTTTGCCCCAGCTACTAGCCAAATTTGGTTGTGATGCAGTAGTACTTAATGCTAGCCTCAAACAATCAGCCCTTTTTACTACAGAAAAAGAAGTTTTACTCAATCAACTTGGGCAAGTGGTTGAAGCTCTCAAAGCCAATCTTGGTGTTCAAGTTTCGGCTAATGGCGAACAATTTATTTTGGTAGATGAATCTGGTTTACTGATTAGAGGTGAAACTTTAACCGCATTAATGGTTAATACAATTTTGACGGCTAATCCTCGTAGTACAGTAGTAGTGCCAGTTCATGCTTCTAGTGCTGTCGAACAAATTGCTCGTCGTCATGATGGTAAAGTAATTCGGACTAAAGCTAATCCTACTGCTTTAATGGAAGCCTCACAAACTAATCCTAATGTCGTCTTAGGTGGCAGTGGCGATATGGGCTTTATCTTCCCTCAACTCCATCCAGGTTTTGATGCAATGTTTGGCATTGCCAAATTGATCGAAATGCTAACTATCCAAGAGCGATCGCTAGCCCAAATTCGCAGTGAATTACCTCGCGTTTGCCATAGATACTATACTGTTCGCTGTCCTTGGAAGGTTAAAGGTGCATTAATGCGTTATCTAGTCGAAACTCATCCAACCAACAACTTGGAATTAATTGATGGAGTAAAAATTATTGATCCTCATAATGATAATTGGTTGTTAATTCTACCTGACGCAGGTGAACCTTTAGTCCATATTTATGCTAATAGTGAAGATCGTCAATGGGTAGATGATTCTCTAGCAGAATATCGCCAACGAATTCAAAAATTTATTGATCGAGAACAGGGATTAGTCAGAGATAGCTTATAA
- a CDS encoding single-strand binding protein/Primosomal replication protein n, translating to MNSCILMAQVVSDPELRSTQDNLAVSYMMVEFEGLRAEDPPARIRVVGWGNLASEIKQKYGQGDQIIIEGRLSMNVVELPEGYKEKRAELIASHIYPVQGQLEGSASRSQNPSSQTTSFNQQDNFAASTPFSQSPTEQSKVMEIDEPIAAPQKSSKASVNSSTAPNNEDWDDIPFVRAVSYKTDSEKLYDSWEIEANRPGIWLHGNKGLFL from the coding sequence ATGAATAGCTGTATTTTAATGGCTCAAGTAGTCAGCGACCCAGAATTACGTTCAACGCAAGATAACCTCGCCGTTTCTTATATGATGGTTGAATTTGAAGGCTTAAGAGCGGAAGATCCACCAGCTAGAATAAGGGTAGTTGGATGGGGAAATTTGGCCTCAGAAATTAAACAAAAATATGGACAGGGTGATCAAATAATCATTGAAGGGCGTTTGTCCATGAATGTAGTTGAGCTTCCAGAAGGTTATAAAGAAAAACGAGCCGAATTAATTGCTTCTCATATTTATCCTGTACAGGGTCAATTGGAAGGATCGGCATCAAGATCTCAAAATCCTTCTTCTCAAACAACTTCATTCAATCAGCAAGATAATTTTGCTGCTTCAACTCCTTTCTCTCAATCTCCTACTGAACAATCGAAGGTAATGGAAATTGACGAGCCAATTGCTGCTCCTCAAAAATCAAGTAAAGCATCAGTTAATAGTTCAACTGCTCCAAATAATGAGGATTGGGATGATATTCCCTTTGTGCGAGCAGTTAGCTATAAAACCGACAGCGAGAAACTTTATGACTCATGGGAAATAGAGGCAAATCGTCCAGGCATCTGGCTGCATGGAAACAAAGGTTTATTTCTCTAA
- a CDS encoding phycobilisome degradation protein NblA, whose protein sequence is MDLPAQLTLEQQFKLQVLRDQVQELSREQAQEYLLEMFRQMMVKDNLVKHLLKNA, encoded by the coding sequence ATGGATTTACCAGCACAATTAACTTTAGAGCAACAATTTAAGTTGCAGGTACTTAGAGACCAAGTGCAAGAATTAAGTAGAGAACAAGCACAAGAATATCTACTCGAAATGTTTCGTCAGATGATGGTTAAAGACAATTTAGTTAAGCATTTACTTAAAAACGCTTAA
- a CDS encoding hypothetical protein (conserved hypothetical protein), whose translation MDKIKDAMEFFQRSAGQWRSQRTTHHLPFRRAETGGSQINVESLAADHPKIIEICQMHDVNSVLAIGGAFVSWDGSMAWDKEDENHEGTTVFALIPDPQNPRKGRLLRERGYAEIVPVAGLYEMDQEDGLVLITEYETMSIIERFWFVNPNLRLRTSTVQRFGGFNTATFCAESRVVEEIATPTSATETKTNVYAIAGW comes from the coding sequence ATGGATAAAATTAAAGACGCGATGGAATTTTTTCAACGTAGTGCAGGTCAATGGCGATCGCAAAGAACCACTCATCATTTACCTTTTCGGCGAGCAGAAACGGGAGGTTCACAGATCAACGTTGAGTCGCTAGCAGCAGATCATCCCAAAATTATCGAAATTTGCCAAATGCACGATGTAAATTCGGTTTTGGCTATTGGCGGAGCTTTTGTGAGTTGGGATGGCTCAATGGCATGGGATAAAGAAGACGAAAACCACGAAGGAACCACTGTATTTGCTTTAATTCCTGATCCTCAAAATCCTAGAAAAGGAAGACTATTGCGAGAGAGAGGCTATGCTGAAATTGTTCCTGTTGCTGGATTGTACGAAATGGATCAAGAAGATGGATTAGTTTTAATTACCGAATACGAAACGATGAGTATTATCGAGCGTTTTTGGTTTGTCAATCCCAATTTACGTCTGCGTACCAGTACCGTACAAAGATTTGGTGGCTTTAATACTGCTACTTTTTGTGCCGAATCTAGGGTTGTCGAAGAAATAGCCACACCAACTTCAGCAACAGAAACCAAAACTAATGTTTATGCGATCGCTGGTTGGTAA
- a CDS encoding Phycobilisome linker polypeptide, whose product MSIPLLGYTPKSQNVRVAGYEVPGDEQPRVYSVENLLSPTDMDNLIEAAYRQIFFHAFKSDREKFLESQLRNGQITVRDFIRGLLLSNTFKNSFYNKNSNYRFVEQCVQRVLGRDVYSEREKIAWSIVVATKGIEGFVDQLLNSDEYIENFGYDTVPYQRRRNLPSRDQGELPFNIKSPRYDGYYRAILGFPQIIWQTEVRRYVPQDRKPRAGDPSLYLDMARSLPQRATVPPKVSAMNISLDKVPYRK is encoded by the coding sequence TTGTCTATTCCTCTACTTGGTTATACTCCCAAGTCGCAAAACGTTCGTGTCGCTGGATACGAAGTACCAGGAGATGAACAACCGAGAGTTTATTCGGTAGAAAACTTACTCTCTCCTACTGATATGGATAATCTGATTGAAGCAGCCTATCGTCAGATTTTTTTCCATGCTTTCAAATCAGACCGCGAAAAATTCTTAGAATCTCAACTACGTAATGGTCAAATTACTGTTAGAGATTTCATTCGTGGATTATTACTTTCTAATACTTTTAAAAATAGTTTCTATAACAAAAATAGTAACTATCGTTTTGTAGAACAATGTGTTCAAAGAGTATTAGGACGCGATGTCTATAGCGAAAGAGAAAAAATTGCTTGGTCAATTGTAGTTGCTACTAAAGGAATCGAAGGTTTCGTTGACCAACTTTTAAATAGCGATGAGTATATTGAAAATTTTGGTTACGATACTGTTCCTTACCAACGTCGTCGGAACTTACCAAGTCGTGACCAAGGCGAATTGCCATTCAATATTAAATCTCCTCGCTACGATGGTTACTATCGTGCGATTTTAGGTTTCCCCCAAATTATTTGGCAAACCGAAGTACGTCGTTATGTTCCTCAAGACAGAAAACCCAGAGCTGGCGACCCTTCTCTCTATTTAGATATGGCAAGAAGTTTGCCTCAAAGAGCTACTGTTCCACCAAAAGTTTCTGCGATGAATATTAGCTTGGACAAAGTTCCCTATCGTAAATAG
- a CDS encoding aminoglycoside N6'-acetyltransferase: protein MNLRSVTSADLTLLQHWDEQPHVIASNPNDKWDWEVELQHNFLGREQLIAEIEGRPIGFIEITDPGCDDSNYWGDVAVNLRAIDIWIGEEADLGKGYGTKMMQLALSRCFADPLVTAVLVDPLASNARAHRFYERLGFQFLEQRCFGHDICFVYQLNRADWHHKKYV from the coding sequence ATGAATTTACGCTCCGTCACCTCCGCTGATTTGACTCTACTGCAACATTGGGATGAACAACCTCATGTAATTGCCTCAAATCCTAACGATAAATGGGATTGGGAAGTAGAACTTCAGCACAACTTTTTGGGTCGAGAACAATTAATTGCTGAAATTGAGGGTCGTCCGATTGGATTTATTGAGATAACCGACCCAGGGTGTGACGATAGTAATTATTGGGGTGATGTTGCAGTTAATCTTCGTGCCATTGATATTTGGATTGGGGAAGAGGCTGACTTAGGGAAAGGGTATGGAACAAAAATGATGCAGCTTGCACTTTCTCGATGTTTCGCAGACCCCCTCGTGACTGCGGTGCTTGTCGATCCACTTGCCAGCAATGCCCGCGCCCATCGCTTCTATGAACGTCTTGGCTTTCAATTTCTCGAACAGAGATGCTTCGGTCATGATATTTGCTTCGTTTATCAGCTAAACCGAGCAGATTGGCATCATAAAAAATACGTCTGA
- a CDS encoding transposase, which yields MPANIDEREAVEAVLEVVRGCDIYGDKGFIGSDWQQEIINSTGNRIWTIKRCNQQQQVSSNLKRLSGRVRQRIEGVFHEIENTGRNPERLLNKTVCGFATHIAAKITAHT from the coding sequence GTGCCAGCCAATATTGACGAAAGAGAAGCTGTTGAAGCTGTTCTCGAAGTAGTTCGTGGATGTGATATTTACGGAGACAAAGGGTTTATTGGCAGCGACTGGCAACAAGAAATTATCAACTCTACGGGGAATCGCATTTGGACAATCAAACGTTGTAATCAACAGCAACAAGTTTCCTCCAATCTTAAGCGTCTGAGCGGTCGGGTTAGACAACGGATTGAAGGCGTTTTTCATGAGATTGAGAATACTGGTCGTAATCCAGAAAGATTGCTCAATAAAACTGTTTGTGGTTTTGCTACTCACATAGCAGCTAAAATCACTGCTCACACTTGA
- a CDS encoding transposase — MIDYLPFPGETQFIGFIRANYGQWFPKLLDQSQFNRRLRKLGQMLEMLRRKWVKQLGGDNAVSLIIDTKPLPVVGYRRSKNKSDFYGSANYGYCAARKMKYFGYKLVMLSTLRWSDCQLLTS, encoded by the coding sequence ATGATCGACTATTTGCCATTCCCAGGAGAAACTCAGTTTATTGGCTTTATCCGTGCTAATTACGGACAGTGGTTTCCCAAATTATTAGACCAAAGCCAGTTCAACCGACGTTTGCGAAAACTGGGACAAATGTTAGAGATGTTACGTCGAAAATGGGTTAAGCAATTGGGTGGTGACAATGCAGTGAGTTTGATCATTGATACCAAACCACTACCAGTAGTCGGTTATCGTCGAAGTAAGAATAAGAGTGATTTTTATGGTAGTGCTAATTATGGTTATTGTGCTGCCAGGAAGATGAAATACTTTGGCTATAAATTAGTCATGCTTTCGACGCTGCGCTGGTCGGATTGCCAATTGCTTACGAGCTAG
- a CDS encoding NADH:ubiquinone oxidoreductase complex I intermediate-associated protein 30 translates to MKDKNRFKWEIGRLWETLTYFEVIPLISKIQKILSPLQATTVNQPGQIKMRKILVAGATGGVGKRVVGQLLANNYLVRALVRDVNQAQKLFGEQVELFEADFTIPETLTPQLMEGVAAVICCTGTKVQPVEGDTPNREKYYQGIKFYLPEVVDTPEMVEYQGIKNLVQVVRQYIQPPTEKMLFDFTNSTTQIKEIWGAVDDVVMGGVSQSNLRLTSNRAIFSGMVSTDNNGGFASVRTRNFNSPLDLSDYEGIELRVTGDGKRYKFITRCEGKWDGIGYCYSFDTIYNFPTTIRIPFGDLIPVFRAKTVSEAGEFDSSKVYSMQLMLSKFEYDGQLNPKFEPGSFDLEIEYIKVYGGKAKPQFVMISSAGVTRPNRPGINLAEEPPAVRMNDQLGGILTWKLQGEAVVRNSGLTYTIIRPCALTEQPGDKLLWVEQGDNLKGQVSRDAIATMAIAAINSPLAVNKTFEVREETQSGKVDWQALFGQLQPDS, encoded by the coding sequence ATGAAAGATAAAAATCGTTTTAAATGGGAAATAGGTAGACTTTGGGAAACCTTGACTTATTTTGAAGTAATTCCTTTAATCAGCAAAATTCAAAAAATATTATCTCCTCTGCAAGCTACCACAGTAAATCAGCCAGGACAAATTAAAATGAGAAAAATTTTAGTAGCAGGTGCAACAGGTGGAGTAGGAAAGCGAGTTGTAGGTCAACTGTTAGCTAATAATTATTTAGTCAGAGCATTAGTTAGGGATGTCAATCAAGCTCAAAAGTTATTTGGAGAGCAAGTAGAATTATTTGAAGCAGATTTTACGATTCCAGAAACTCTTACACCACAGTTAATGGAAGGAGTAGCAGCCGTTATTTGTTGTACAGGAACGAAAGTACAACCTGTAGAAGGCGATACTCCCAATCGCGAAAAATATTATCAGGGGATTAAATTTTATCTTCCCGAAGTCGTTGATACTCCTGAAATGGTCGAATATCAAGGCATTAAAAATCTAGTTCAAGTTGTTCGCCAGTATATTCAACCTCCAACTGAGAAAATGTTGTTTGATTTTACTAATTCAACTACCCAAATCAAAGAAATTTGGGGTGCAGTTGATGATGTCGTGATGGGTGGAGTTAGTCAAAGTAATCTTCGCTTGACGAGCAACCGAGCTATTTTTTCGGGCATGGTTTCTACAGATAATAACGGTGGTTTTGCTTCAGTGCGTACCCGCAATTTTAATTCTCCTCTCGATTTATCTGATTATGAAGGAATTGAATTAAGAGTTACAGGAGATGGCAAACGCTACAAATTTATTACCCGTTGTGAAGGAAAATGGGACGGGATTGGTTATTGTTATTCTTTTGATACTATTTACAATTTTCCTACGACAATCCGCATTCCCTTTGGAGATTTAATTCCTGTCTTTCGCGCTAAGACTGTATCAGAAGCAGGTGAGTTTGATTCTAGTAAAGTTTATTCAATGCAATTAATGTTGAGTAAATTTGAATACGATGGTCAACTTAATCCAAAATTTGAACCAGGCAGTTTCGACTTGGAAATAGAATATATTAAAGTTTACGGTGGTAAAGCTAAACCTCAGTTTGTCATGATTAGCTCGGCTGGAGTTACTCGTCCTAATCGCCCTGGAATTAATTTAGCAGAAGAACCACCAGCAGTGAGAATGAACGACCAATTAGGGGGAATTTTAACCTGGAAGTTGCAAGGAGAAGCAGTAGTCAGAAACAGTGGTCTTACCTATACTATTATTCGTCCCTGTGCTTTAACCGAACAACCAGGAGATAAACTCTTATGGGTTGAACAAGGAGATAATCTTAAAGGTCAAGTTAGTCGAGATGCAATTGCAACAATGGCGATCGCAGCAATCAATTCTCCATTAGCAGTAAATAAAACTTTTGAAGTTAGAGAAGAAACTCAATCAGGCAAAGTTGATTGGCAAGCACTCTTTGGTCAATTACAACCCGATAGTTAA